A window of Apium graveolens cultivar Ventura chromosome 8, ASM990537v1, whole genome shotgun sequence contains these coding sequences:
- the LOC141680369 gene encoding uncharacterized protein LOC141680369, with protein sequence MPFSDGGSHFHHQQFETRLKKYGVTHKIGLTYHPQISGQVEVSNHQIKSILEKVVAKSRKDLYLKLDDALWAYWTAYKTPTGTTPYMLIYGKACHLPVELEHRAFWDIKELNMDLTAVGEVDDKVLLFDSRLRLFPGKLKSRWSRPITITDIKFHGAIEIMGQDGTKFKVNGQRMKLYVDGAFSGGIKTFYIPNPSTDI encoded by the exons atgcctttcagtgaTGGTGGTTCTCACTTTCACCATCAACAATTTGAAACTCGTCTTAAGAAATATGGTGTTACTCACAAGATTGGCCTAACATATCATCCTCAGATAAGTGGCCAAGTAGAGGTTTCAAATCATCAAATCAAAAGCATCCTAGAGAAGGTGGTTGCCAAGTCTCGAAAAGATTTATATTTAAAGTTAGATGATGCTTTGTGGGCTTATTGGACGGCTTATAAAACCCCTACTGGCACTACTCCATATATGTTGATTTATGGCAAGGCATGCCACTTACCAGTTGAGCTTGAACATCGTGCCTTTTGGGATATCAAGGAGCTCAATATGGATTTAACGGCTGTGGGAGAG GTTGATGACAAGGTGCTGTTATTTGATTCAAGGCTTCGACTCTTTCCTGGAAAGCTCAAATCTAGATGGTCCAGACCAATCACTATAACTGATATTAAGTTTCATGGTGCTATTGAAATTATGGGACAAGATGGAACAAAATTCAAGGTCAATGGCCAGCGCATGAAGTTATATGTTGATGGTGCATTTAGTGGTGGAATAAAGACATTCTATATCCCCAACCCCTCCACGGACATTTAA